Proteins encoded by one window of Nitrospirota bacterium:
- a CDS encoding NADP-dependent isocitrate dehydrogenase yields the protein MATKEARIMWTKTDEAPALATYSLLPVVQSFTKAAGVVVET from the coding sequence ATGGCTACAAAAGAAGCAAGAATCATGTGGACCAAGACTGACGAGGCGCCTGCTCTGGCGACGTATTCACTGCTGCCTGTAGTGCAGTCATTTACAAAGGCGGCTGGCGTGGTAGTAGAGACA